One segment of Hippopotamus amphibius kiboko isolate mHipAmp2 chromosome 4, mHipAmp2.hap2, whole genome shotgun sequence DNA contains the following:
- the RAB15 gene encoding ras-related protein Rab-15 — protein sequence MAKQYDVLFRLLLIGDSGVGKTCLLCRFTDNEFHSSHISTIGVDFKMKTIEVDGIKVRIQIWDTAGQERYQTITKQYYRRAQGIFLVYDISSERSYQHIMKWVSDVDEYAPEGVQKILIGNKADEAQKRQVGREQGQQLAREYGMDFYETSACTNLNIKESFTRLTELVLQAHRKELEGLRTRASDELALAELEEDEGRPEGPVTASKTCWC from the exons ATGGCGAAGCAGTACGATGTGCTGTTCCGGCTGCTGCTGATCGGGGACTCCGGGGTGGGCAAGACCTGCCTGCTGTGCCGCTTCACCGACAACGAGTTCCACTCCTCGCACATCTCCACCATCG GTGTTGACTTTAAGATGAAGACCATAGAGGTAGATGGCATCAAAGTGCGGATACAGATTTG GGACACAGCAGGGCAGGAGAGATATCAGACCATCACAAAGCAGTACTATCGACGGGCCCAG ggAATATTTTTAGTCTACGACATTAGCAGCGAGCGCTCTTACCAGCACATCATGAAGTGGGTCAGTGATGTGGATGAG TATGCACCAGAAGGTGTCCAGAAGATCCTTATAGGGAATAAGGCCGATGAAGCACAGAAACGGCAGGTGGGCAGAGAGCAAGGGCAGCAG CTGGCTAGAGAGTATGGCATGGATTTCTATGAAACAAGTGCCTGCACCAACCTCAACATTAAAGAG TCCTTCACACGCCTGACGGAGCTGGTGCTGCAGGCCCACAGGAAGGAGCTGGAAGGTCTGCGGACACGTGCCAGCGACGAGCTGGCCTTGGCGGAGCTGGAGGAGGACGAGGGCAGACCCGAGGGCCCGGTGACTGCTTCGAAGACCTGCTGGTGCTGA